A genomic region of Kribbella sp. NBC_00382 contains the following coding sequences:
- a CDS encoding helix-turn-helix transcriptional regulator, translating into MQTHAPKVVGRAGEIADLDRLLTEARAGRGGAVFLLGEPGIGKSRLAAVSTTIALDTGMATLRGRVGAVGNMVAFRPFTEALLSLIRRGEMPQSEGLGPYRQVLGRLVPDWDDGTAHETASSAVVLGEGILRLLTLVGKDRGCLLVLEDLHGSDPETLAVVEYLLDNLAEQPIALVATVRSERCAAQELATLSAQRGTAELIDLQPLRRDEVGELAAGCLEVPAAGVPDQLTGQLWRDSAGIPFIVEELLQEFSRSGQLLSAPDGSIQLVEGLQTNVPAAVIRSISSRTNQLGPQSRDLLILAAVIGHRFPLSVVRKATGTDERLLLATLRAGLAAQLVGPDEPVPDWYAFRHPLTADALLAGLTPTERAMLARRCADAIEELHPGLPGEWCQMVAKLAETGGDMARAGRLFATAGRRSFDDGSMGSAVNLLERATTLLSDDPDTSYRAEVLGSLLIALSETGLFDETGRHAETIEEMADRNLDSRKVAALHIQLANLEHMAGHWSTAMTQVATARSLLGPAGSDADLAPLDAIAAHLELARPSPGRLRSATELATRAAEAAERAKLPAVACDALQLLGILSREHDLAKSIEYFHRARQVAEEHNMTFQRVCSHLFQAGTICLTNGSIVELERAQQQALRIGAIPLAYEVDGILGQQAILRAEYDKAAVILEECLEVTTRLKLGRGATYILVTKAIMYAHQGRRGLMEQTLQEAAGWGERGSTELPYSYGLARTFCALLEENRELADSEMAQALAYDAQNPTTFHTSGKNGLGLLLGVLAKRHSWPHLEAVTATAASGMRWNQQFVQLAHAVLLGRDEQFAEAEAMVAEALETSSLYPMAQHLGLRLVAEAAAEDGWGEPVVWLRQAEDYFHNAEVPAVASACRSMLRQLGATVSQRRTGSDQVPAHLRQLGITTREFEVVQLLVDRIGNKSIASRLHISPRTVEKHVASLMTKTQQPDREALSSFARTVLQD; encoded by the coding sequence ATGCAGACCCATGCGCCCAAAGTGGTCGGCAGAGCCGGGGAGATCGCTGATCTCGACCGGCTGCTGACCGAGGCTCGTGCCGGTCGTGGGGGTGCGGTTTTCCTGCTCGGCGAGCCTGGCATCGGCAAGAGCAGGCTGGCCGCCGTCAGTACCACCATCGCTCTCGACACCGGGATGGCCACGCTACGCGGCCGAGTAGGTGCAGTGGGCAACATGGTCGCCTTCCGGCCGTTCACCGAGGCGCTGCTGTCGTTGATCCGGCGCGGTGAGATGCCACAGTCGGAGGGGCTCGGACCGTACCGGCAAGTGCTCGGCCGGCTGGTCCCCGACTGGGATGACGGGACGGCCCACGAGACCGCGAGTTCTGCCGTCGTCCTGGGCGAGGGCATCCTCCGGCTGCTGACGCTGGTCGGCAAGGACCGCGGCTGCCTGCTGGTCCTCGAGGACCTGCACGGCTCCGACCCGGAGACGCTGGCAGTGGTCGAGTACCTGCTCGACAACCTCGCCGAGCAACCGATCGCGCTGGTCGCGACCGTGCGCTCCGAGCGCTGCGCAGCTCAGGAGCTGGCAACGCTGTCAGCCCAACGCGGCACCGCCGAGTTGATCGATCTGCAGCCGTTGCGCCGGGACGAGGTCGGCGAGCTCGCGGCGGGGTGTCTCGAGGTACCGGCGGCCGGCGTACCGGATCAGCTGACCGGCCAGCTCTGGCGGGACAGTGCCGGAATCCCTTTCATCGTTGAGGAACTGCTGCAGGAGTTCAGCCGGTCGGGGCAGCTGCTGTCGGCTCCGGACGGCAGCATCCAGCTCGTCGAAGGACTGCAGACCAACGTGCCCGCCGCGGTCATCCGCAGCATCAGCAGCCGGACCAACCAGCTGGGCCCGCAGTCGCGCGACCTGCTGATCCTGGCGGCAGTCATCGGGCATCGCTTTCCCCTGAGCGTGGTCCGTAAGGCGACGGGCACCGACGAGCGTCTGCTGCTCGCGACCCTGCGAGCCGGGCTGGCGGCGCAGCTGGTCGGCCCGGACGAGCCGGTACCAGACTGGTACGCGTTCCGGCACCCGTTGACCGCAGATGCGCTGCTGGCCGGGCTCACGCCGACCGAGCGGGCGATGCTCGCTCGCCGCTGCGCCGACGCGATCGAGGAGCTGCACCCCGGCCTGCCTGGCGAGTGGTGCCAGATGGTCGCCAAGCTTGCCGAGACCGGTGGGGACATGGCTCGGGCGGGGCGACTGTTCGCCACCGCCGGCCGGAGGTCCTTCGACGACGGCTCGATGGGCTCGGCGGTGAACCTGCTCGAGCGGGCCACCACGCTGCTGTCCGACGACCCCGACACCAGCTACCGGGCCGAAGTACTGGGCTCTCTGCTGATCGCGCTCAGCGAGACCGGCTTGTTCGACGAGACCGGCCGGCATGCGGAGACCATCGAGGAGATGGCTGACCGCAACCTGGACAGCCGCAAGGTCGCCGCACTGCACATCCAGCTGGCCAACCTCGAACACATGGCCGGCCACTGGTCTACAGCGATGACCCAGGTCGCGACTGCCCGCTCCTTGCTCGGCCCGGCGGGCAGCGACGCGGACCTGGCGCCGCTGGACGCCATCGCCGCCCACCTCGAGCTGGCCCGGCCCAGCCCTGGTCGGCTCCGCTCGGCCACCGAGCTGGCCACCCGTGCAGCCGAGGCCGCCGAGCGCGCCAAGCTGCCTGCGGTCGCCTGCGACGCGCTGCAGTTGCTCGGCATCCTGTCGCGCGAGCACGACCTGGCAAAGTCGATCGAGTACTTCCACCGCGCCCGGCAGGTCGCCGAAGAGCACAACATGACCTTCCAGCGGGTCTGCTCGCACCTGTTCCAGGCCGGCACCATCTGCCTCACCAACGGGAGCATCGTCGAGCTGGAACGGGCCCAGCAGCAGGCGCTGCGGATCGGTGCCATCCCGCTCGCGTACGAGGTCGACGGCATCCTCGGTCAGCAGGCGATCCTGCGCGCGGAGTACGACAAGGCCGCGGTGATCCTGGAGGAGTGCCTGGAGGTGACCACCCGACTCAAGCTCGGCCGCGGCGCCACCTACATCTTGGTGACCAAGGCGATCATGTACGCCCACCAGGGCCGCCGTGGACTGATGGAGCAGACCCTCCAGGAAGCCGCCGGCTGGGGCGAACGCGGCTCGACCGAGCTCCCCTACTCCTACGGCCTGGCCAGGACGTTCTGCGCCCTTCTCGAGGAGAACCGGGAACTCGCCGACTCGGAGATGGCCCAGGCGCTCGCGTACGACGCCCAGAACCCGACCACCTTCCACACCTCCGGCAAAAACGGTCTCGGCCTGCTGCTCGGTGTACTGGCGAAGCGGCACAGCTGGCCGCACCTCGAAGCGGTGACCGCCACCGCGGCGAGCGGGATGCGCTGGAACCAGCAGTTCGTCCAGTTGGCCCACGCCGTGCTGCTCGGCCGCGACGAACAGTTCGCCGAGGCAGAGGCGATGGTCGCGGAGGCACTGGAGACTTCGTCGCTGTACCCGATGGCTCAGCACCTTGGTCTGCGGCTGGTTGCGGAGGCTGCGGCTGAGGACGGGTGGGGGGAGCCGGTGGTTTGGTTGCGGCAGGCGGAGGATTACTTCCATAACGCTGAGGTGCCGGCGGTGGCTAGTGCTTGTCGGAGTATGTTGCGGCAGTTGGGGGCTACCGTTTCGCAGCGGCGTACTGGGTCTGATCAGGTGCCGGCTCATCTCAGGCAGCTGGGGATCACTACGCGGGAGTTCGAAGTTGTGCAACTGCTGGTGGATCGGATCGGGAACAAGTCGATCGCTTCGCGGTTGCACATCTCGCCGCGGACGGTGGAGAAGCATGTCGCGAGCTTGATGACCAAGACTCAGCAGCCGGATCGGGAGGCGTTGAGCAGCTTTGCGCGGACGGTGCTGCAAGACTGA